GGGCATGCACGTGTCCGGGCTGGAACGCATGGGCGCCCAGATCGGTGTGGAGCACGGCTTCGTGGTGGCGGAGGCCCCGGCGGGGCTGCACGGCGCGACCATCCTGCTGGATTTCCCGAGCGTCGGCGCCACCGAGAACCTCCTGCTGGCGGCCACCCTGGCCCGCGGCACGACGTTGATCGACAACGCCGCCCGCGAGCCGGAGATCGTCGACATCGCCGACATGCTCACCAAGATGGGCGCGAAGATCGGCGGGATCGGCACCTCCACGCTCGAGGTCGAGGGGCCGGCGGACCTGTCGGCGGTCGAGCACACGGTGGTGCCGGACCGGATGGTGGCGGGCACCTGGGCGATCGGTGCCGTCGTGACGGGCGGGGAGGTCACCCTGCGGGACGCGCGGGCCGACCACCTGGACATCGTGCTGGACAAGCTGGCCAGGGCCGGTGCGTCGGTGCGGACCGGGCCGGTGAGCTTCACGGTCGGGATGGAGGGCCAGCCGCGGGCGGTCAACGTCGTGACGCTGCCGTACCCGGGGTTCCCGACCGACCTGCAGGCGATGATGGTGGCGCTGGCCGCGGTCAGCGAGGGCACCTCGATGGTGACCGAGAACCTCTTCGACGGGCGGTTCCGGTTCGTCCAGGAGCTGGCCCGGCTGGGTGCGGACGTACGCACCGACGGGCACCACGCGGTGATCCGGGGGCGCCCGGCGCTGTCCGGCGCTCCGGTGGAGGCGACCGACATCCGGGCGGGCGCGGGCCTGCTGCTCGCCGGGCTGGTCGCGGAGGGGGAGACGCTGGTGTCCGGCGTACACCACCTCGACCGCGGCTACCCCCGGCTGGTGGAGATTCTCCAGGGCCTGGGCGCCGAGGTGCGGCGCGAGCCGGACGACGTGGACCTCGGCTGACCGACCGCTCGGCTGACAACCGCTCGCTGACTGACCGGCCCGCTCGGCCGACCGACCCGCGCCTACCGGTCAGTGGACGTCGACCTGGGCGCCGAGCCCTTCCAGCTTGGGCAGGAAGTTCTCGTACCCCCTGGCGAAGATGTCGATCCCGCGCAGCGTCGACCTGCCCTGTGCGGTGAGCGCCGCGATCATGTACGAGAAGCCGCCCCGCAGGTCGGGCACGGTGAGGTCGGCGCCGCGCAGCGAGGTGGGGCCGGAGATCACCGCCGAGTGGGTGTAGTTGCGCCGCCCGAACCTGCACGGCGTGGCGCCCAGGCAGTCGGTGAACGCCTGGATGTGCGCGCCCAGCCGGACCAGCGCCTCGGTGAAGCCCAGGCGGTTCTCGTACACCGTCTCGTGCAGGATCGACAGTCCGGTCGCCTGGGTCAGCGCGACCACCAGCGGCTGCTGCCAGTCGGTCATGAACCCGGGGTGGACGTCGGTCTCCAGCGCGACCGCGTTGAGCTTGCCGCCCGGATGCCAGAACCGGATGCCCTCGTGGGTGACCATGAACTCCCCACCGGCCCGGCGGTAGACGTTCAGGAAGGTCATCAGGTCGACCTGGCGGGCGTTGCGGACGAACACCTCACCGCCCGTGGCCAGCGCCGCGCAGGCCCACGAGGCCGTCTCCATCCGGTCCGGCAGCGCCTCGTGGATGTAGCCGCCGAGCCGGCGTACGCCGGTGATGCGGATGACCCGGTCGGTGTCGAGGTTGATGATCGCGCCCATCTTCTGCAGGACGCAGATCAGGTCGATGATCTCCGGCTCGACGGCGGCGTTGCGTAGCTCGGTGACGCCCTGGGCGCGGACGGCGGTGAGGAGCACCTGCTCGGTGCTGCCGACGCTGGGGTACGGGAGTTCGAGCTGGGTCCCGGTGAGGCCGTCCGGCGCGGTGATGTGCAGCCCCTCGGGCCGCTTGTCGACGACGGCGCCGAACTGCCGGAGGGCGTCCAGGTGGAAGTTGATCGGCCGGTCGCCGATCCGGCATCCGCCCAGGTCCGGGATGAACGCGTGCCCGACGCGGTGCAGCAGCGGCCCGCACAGCAGGATCGGTATCCGGCTGGACCCCGCGTGCACCTCGATGTCGCCCATCGTCGCCTGCTCGGCGCGGGCGGGGTCGAGGACCAGCGAGTGCGGTCCGTCGGCCCCGTCGCGCACGGTCACCCCGTGCAGCTCGAGCAGCTCGCGGACGATCGCGACGTCGCTGATCCGGGGGACGTTGGTCAACGTCGACGGCTGGTCGCCGAGCACGGCCGCCACCATCGCCTTGGGGACGAGGTTCTTCGCCCCGCGTACGGAGATCTCCCCGGCCAGCGGTGTGCCGCCCGACACTTCCATGGTGTCCGCGTTCATCCGGCTCACACGTCTCCCTCCTGGTGGTCGTACGCCGCGACTTCGCGACGGTAGCGACTCACCGTGTTGGTCGCCGTCTTCTCGTAAGGTGCCTGCATGACGGAACTCATTAGTCGCACGGTGGCTGTCGTCGGTTCCGGATTGATGGGATCCGGGATCGCGCAGGTGGCCGCCACAGCCGGTTGGCAGGTCATCCTGCGCGACGTCACCGACGACGCGCTCCAACGCGGGACGGCCGGCATCCGGCGGTCGCTGGAGACGTTCGCGCGCAAGGGCAGGATTCCCGAGGACGGCGTGGAGGCGGCCCTGGAGCGGATCACCACGACCACCGACCTGGGCGCGGTCGCCAAGGCCGGCATCGTGGTGGAGGCGGTGTTCGAACGCCTCGACGTCAAGCGCGAGGTGTTCGCCGAGCTGGACCGGATCTGCCCCGACGGCACGGTACTGGCCACCAACACCTCCGCGATCCCGATCACCCGCATCGCCGCCGCCACCAACCGCCCCGAGTCTGTGGTGGGCACGCACTTCTTCTCGCCGGTGCCGATGATGGGGCTGTGTGAGCTGGTACGCGGCCACCGCACGTCCGACGCCACGCTGGAGCGGGCGCGAGAGTTCGCCGAGTCGGTGGGCAAGACCTGTGTCGTGGTCAACCGCGACATCGCGGGCTTCGTGACCACCCGGCTGATCTCCGCCCTGGTGATGGAGGCGGTGCGGCTGGTGGAGGACGGTGTCGCGACCGCCGAGGACATCGACACCGCCTGCAAGCTGGGGTTCGGGCACACGATGGGCCCGCTGGCCACCACCGACCTGACCGGCGTGGACGTCCTGCGGCACGCGACCCAGAACATCTGGGACGAGACGGCCGACCCGAAGTTCTTCCCGCCGGAGTTGCTGACCCGGATGGTCGAGGCCGGTGAGCTGGGCCGCAAGTCCGGGCGCGGGTTCTACGACTACGACCAGCCCTGAGCGCCCGGCCCCCCTGGCCTTCCAGTTCGCCCTGACCGAGCGCGTCAGGCTTCTTCCGCGGAAGAATCCCGGGCGGTCCGGCGGGCGGGGGGACTCGTCCGCGGATGATCCGCCGGAGCCCGGCCGCGGGTGCGGAAAGCGCAGGTCACGGCGGCCGGGAGCGAGTTTCGCGGCCCCGGCTAGTCTCGGGGACGTGCGCGAGAGCCTGCTCGACGTAGTTCTGTTGCTGGCGGTGGTCGGGCTGGTCTCCGGGCTGGCCCGGCGAACCGGCCTGCTGGCCCCGATCCTGCTGGTGGTCGCGGGTGTCGCGTTCTCGTTCGTCCCGATCGGTCCCGAAATCCACCTCGAGCCCGACCTCATCCTCGAGGGCATCCTTCCGCTGCTGCTCTACATCGCGGCGATCCGCACCTCGCTGCCGGCGTTCCGGAGCAACC
This Actinopolymorpha cephalotaxi DNA region includes the following protein-coding sequences:
- the murA gene encoding UDP-N-acetylglucosamine 1-carboxyvinyltransferase; translated protein: MERLRIRGGNRLVGEVPVTGAKNSALKLMAASLLTQGRTVLHNVPDILDVTFMGALLKRMGCELDTSKFEDGTLTIDVPESIHHEADYDLVRRLRASITVLGPLVARTGRAKVALPGGDSIGSRGLGMHVSGLERMGAQIGVEHGFVVAEAPAGLHGATILLDFPSVGATENLLLAATLARGTTLIDNAAREPEIVDIADMLTKMGAKIGGIGTSTLEVEGPADLSAVEHTVVPDRMVAGTWAIGAVVTGGEVTLRDARADHLDIVLDKLARAGASVRTGPVSFTVGMEGQPRAVNVVTLPYPGFPTDLQAMMVALAAVSEGTSMVTENLFDGRFRFVQELARLGADVRTDGHHAVIRGRPALSGAPVEATDIRAGAGLLLAGLVAEGETLVSGVHHLDRGYPRLVEILQGLGAEVRREPDDVDLG
- the murA gene encoding UDP-N-acetylglucosamine 1-carboxyvinyltransferase; protein product: MNADTMEVSGGTPLAGEISVRGAKNLVPKAMVAAVLGDQPSTLTNVPRISDVAIVRELLELHGVTVRDGADGPHSLVLDPARAEQATMGDIEVHAGSSRIPILLCGPLLHRVGHAFIPDLGGCRIGDRPINFHLDALRQFGAVVDKRPEGLHITAPDGLTGTQLELPYPSVGSTEQVLLTAVRAQGVTELRNAAVEPEIIDLICVLQKMGAIINLDTDRVIRITGVRRLGGYIHEALPDRMETASWACAALATGGEVFVRNARQVDLMTFLNVYRRAGGEFMVTHEGIRFWHPGGKLNAVALETDVHPGFMTDWQQPLVVALTQATGLSILHETVYENRLGFTEALVRLGAHIQAFTDCLGATPCRFGRRNYTHSAVISGPTSLRGADLTVPDLRGGFSYMIAALTAQGRSTLRGIDIFARGYENFLPKLEGLGAQVDVH
- a CDS encoding 3-hydroxyacyl-CoA dehydrogenase family protein codes for the protein MTELISRTVAVVGSGLMGSGIAQVAATAGWQVILRDVTDDALQRGTAGIRRSLETFARKGRIPEDGVEAALERITTTTDLGAVAKAGIVVEAVFERLDVKREVFAELDRICPDGTVLATNTSAIPITRIAAATNRPESVVGTHFFSPVPMMGLCELVRGHRTSDATLERAREFAESVGKTCVVVNRDIAGFVTTRLISALVMEAVRLVEDGVATAEDIDTACKLGFGHTMGPLATTDLTGVDVLRHATQNIWDETADPKFFPPELLTRMVEAGELGRKSGRGFYDYDQP